A window from Chitinophaga filiformis encodes these proteins:
- a CDS encoding MFS transporter, whose protein sequence is MKDPITSVLLLSPWRRTAFIITLFLVSAFSQIDRILPFILAESIKKELHLSDTQLGLINGIAFAVIYSLASLPLARLADRGASRQVLLWCVLIWSVMTGLGGFSVGFVTMALSRFGVALGEAGGTPASHALIAGNISGHRRGRALGIYSMGIPLGTMIGFGVGGWASDHIGWRVALFIAGGVGLLLVILVLTFTGKIAIVSKTSSENSNIWSAGRGLLSKPAFLWMFIGANFLGFAAAPFYSFTAPFLIRTHGLTASQVGLSFGLLQGLMGIIGTVGGGRLFDSALNRGANRLLHPPAVVFSIAAIATIAGLLAPEGWMSIALFVPAMLAFAFLLPFAFGAGHLIAGSGQQALSSSLLMIASGLLGPALSPLLVGIISDTVSAAYEVNGLRWGMMIVPIASVLSSIAIFIASKKIREHLSERSRQNIPTDTGNYLSLNNISH, encoded by the coding sequence ATGAAGGATCCAATAACGTCAGTATTGCTGCTGAGCCCTTGGCGCAGAACGGCTTTTATCATCACATTATTTTTGGTCAGCGCTTTCAGCCAGATTGACCGGATATTACCCTTTATCCTGGCTGAGTCCATTAAGAAAGAATTACACCTCAGCGATACACAATTAGGGCTGATCAATGGAATTGCATTCGCAGTGATCTATTCACTGGCATCTCTGCCGCTGGCCCGTTTAGCAGACCGCGGTGCGTCCAGACAGGTTTTGCTCTGGTGCGTATTGATCTGGAGCGTTATGACCGGACTAGGCGGTTTTTCGGTGGGGTTCGTCACGATGGCGCTTTCACGATTTGGTGTAGCACTTGGGGAAGCTGGAGGAACCCCTGCCAGTCATGCGCTGATCGCCGGGAACATTTCCGGGCATCGGCGCGGTCGTGCGCTTGGCATTTATTCAATGGGCATCCCTTTGGGTACGATGATAGGGTTTGGCGTCGGCGGCTGGGCAAGTGATCATATCGGCTGGCGCGTTGCGCTATTTATTGCAGGAGGGGTCGGATTACTATTAGTGATCCTTGTCCTGACGTTTACAGGGAAAATCGCAATTGTTTCAAAGACCAGCAGCGAGAACAGTAATATCTGGTCCGCCGGTCGCGGGCTTCTGTCAAAACCGGCGTTCCTGTGGATGTTCATCGGCGCGAATTTTCTAGGCTTTGCCGCTGCACCATTTTATTCTTTTACCGCTCCATTCCTGATACGGACACACGGCTTGACAGCCAGCCAGGTAGGACTATCGTTCGGCTTGTTACAAGGGCTGATGGGCATTATCGGCACCGTGGGTGGCGGCCGGTTATTTGACAGCGCTTTAAACCGTGGGGCCAACCGTTTACTGCATCCGCCAGCTGTTGTTTTCAGCATTGCTGCAATCGCAACGATCGCAGGGCTCCTGGCGCCCGAAGGCTGGATGTCCATTGCGCTTTTTGTACCTGCTATGCTGGCATTTGCGTTTCTGCTTCCATTTGCCTTTGGTGCAGGTCATCTTATAGCAGGTTCGGGGCAGCAGGCGTTGTCTTCCAGTTTGCTCATGATCGCTTCCGGCTTGTTAGGCCCGGCACTATCGCCGCTACTCGTGGGCATAATCAGTGACACGGTCAGCGCCGCTTATGAAGTAAACGGTTTGCGCTGGGGAATGATGATCGTTCCTATTGCCAGTGTACTAAGCAGCATTGCCATATTCATTGCCAGCAAAAAGATCAGGGAACACCTGTCTGAAAGATCCAGGCAAAATATCCCTACAGATACAGGTAATTACCTTTCATTAAATAACATAAGTCATTGA